One window of Pseudomonas putida genomic DNA carries:
- a CDS encoding tyrosine-type recombinase/integrase: MPNVPCCEIRMIRTASSGLRPYLLVEGVPVILANLWAEDLLHRSRLNTVENYLRDIAIAYEWALSRDSPLETKLERLAVFSSTELTSLAERLCSTRGGAAASQSTCTRRLEAVKSFIDFSFEHYVELNRLGLLEQSQAEKNKAKNLRNLQKKVIKIARQSEPPMPATPLDSESQALFKGVLRPADLRNPFHNEQLQVRNYCLFLVMLETLARRGEVVLIELDDLDLGPSPTIRIKRPSDINRERRQDGASLKTRGRIVPITASVAAILNEYISDHRHKLIKPKRPCTALFVSSRDGRRLSARTVNTILRTVAASLGLPNFSTRIHPHGLRATGANIARKKLEKSGAANINVTDALAYLGGWSPNSDSMQKYSRQAISDRLGEILRISDRTLPAEKTDD, from the coding sequence ATGCCGAACGTACCTTGCTGCGAAATCCGAATGATCCGCACTGCTTCCAGCGGCCTCAGGCCGTATCTGCTGGTGGAGGGGGTTCCTGTGATACTAGCAAACCTCTGGGCAGAGGATTTGCTTCACAGATCGCGTCTCAACACCGTCGAGAACTACCTACGTGACATTGCGATCGCGTATGAGTGGGCTCTCAGCCGGGACTCCCCACTGGAAACGAAGCTTGAGCGCTTGGCGGTGTTCAGTTCAACGGAACTGACATCGCTGGCCGAGCGCCTCTGCTCCACCAGAGGCGGTGCGGCAGCGAGCCAATCGACTTGTACCCGTCGACTTGAAGCAGTCAAGTCATTCATCGATTTTTCCTTCGAGCACTACGTTGAGCTCAACCGGCTAGGCCTACTGGAGCAAAGCCAAGCGGAAAAAAATAAAGCCAAAAACCTACGAAATCTTCAAAAAAAGGTCATCAAGATTGCGCGGCAATCAGAACCGCCAATGCCTGCAACCCCACTTGATTCCGAGAGTCAAGCGTTATTCAAAGGCGTACTCCGTCCAGCTGACCTTAGAAATCCGTTCCACAACGAACAGCTTCAGGTCCGCAACTACTGCCTGTTTCTGGTCATGCTGGAGACACTTGCCAGACGTGGCGAGGTTGTACTGATTGAGTTGGACGACCTTGATCTAGGGCCCTCTCCAACCATTCGCATAAAGCGTCCCAGCGATATCAACAGGGAGCGGAGACAGGACGGGGCTAGTCTCAAGACACGCGGTCGGATAGTCCCCATTACCGCGTCGGTAGCCGCGATACTGAACGAATATATTTCCGATCATCGCCACAAACTGATCAAACCTAAAAGACCCTGTACAGCCCTATTCGTGAGTTCCCGTGATGGAAGGCGGTTGTCTGCGCGAACCGTAAACACCATTCTTCGTACCGTTGCAGCCAGCCTCGGTCTGCCAAACTTTTCAACACGGATTCACCCGCATGGTTTGAGAGCTACAGGAGCAAATATAGCTCGCAAAAAACTTGAAAAAAGCGGCGCTGCCAACATCAATGTAACAGATGCCCTGGCGTATCTGGGCGGATGGAGCCCGAACAGCGATAGCATGCAAAAATACTCTCGACAAGCTATATCAGATCGCCTCGGAGAAATACTTAGGATATCTGACAGAACACTTCCGGCGGAGAAAACTGATGATTAG
- the lepB gene encoding signal peptidase I: MSLFLIGVGLTVAAPALCRKKYQAHGPAWIYSLGCAAAVLGPYILLCTFLDMATLLATAAVLGLPFWVYERYRGARGRHHYTQGVVAFLVELTPVAVFLLLFRSFVAEPYLVPSSSMRPTLGVGSVVVVDKFTYGMRLPFVPKPITQGRPPKFGDVLVFRFPLDPSKPYIKRVVGVPGDHITYQGGVLAINNVPAVHVGEKPYAYEDEASGKLKQVDYALENIHDLQIGTIKDPGISDFGVSTDFPAIPGCERNLSGLACTVPADSYFVLGDNRPNSLDSRYWGFVTDKEIIGRAIFDLDFTSGKLDISRVTR; encoded by the coding sequence ATGAGCCTGTTTTTGATCGGAGTTGGCTTGACCGTAGCTGCTCCGGCGCTCTGTCGCAAAAAGTATCAGGCCCACGGGCCAGCCTGGATTTACTCCCTAGGGTGCGCCGCCGCGGTGCTCGGCCCCTACATTTTGCTTTGCACATTTTTGGACATGGCGACATTGCTCGCGACTGCAGCAGTCCTTGGCCTGCCGTTCTGGGTCTATGAACGGTATCGGGGAGCTAGGGGCCGGCATCACTACACGCAAGGCGTGGTGGCCTTTCTGGTGGAGTTGACGCCTGTTGCCGTTTTCCTGCTCCTATTCCGATCCTTTGTCGCCGAACCATACCTTGTTCCGTCGTCATCGATGCGCCCCACGCTTGGGGTGGGGAGTGTCGTTGTAGTCGATAAGTTCACCTACGGGATGAGATTGCCATTCGTTCCGAAGCCAATCACGCAAGGTCGACCCCCGAAATTTGGCGATGTTCTGGTTTTCCGATTCCCACTCGATCCGTCTAAGCCTTACATCAAGCGTGTGGTGGGAGTGCCAGGTGACCACATCACTTATCAAGGCGGTGTATTGGCCATTAATAATGTACCGGCGGTACATGTGGGCGAGAAGCCATATGCTTACGAAGATGAAGCTAGCGGGAAGCTCAAGCAGGTCGATTATGCGCTGGAGAATATTCACGACTTACAAATCGGCACGATCAAAGACCCTGGTATCAGTGACTTTGGTGTAAGTACTGATTTTCCTGCTATTCCCGGTTGTGAGAGAAATCTGTCAGGCTTGGCATGTACTGTTCCTGCCGATTCTTATTTCGTACTGGGTGACAATCGACCCAATAGCCTGGACAGCCGTTACTGGGGGTTTGTCACGGATAAGGAAATCATAGGTCGTGCCATTTTTGATCTTGATTTCACTAGCGGCAAATTGGATATAAGCCGAGTAACTCGCTGA
- a CDS encoding helix-turn-helix domain-containing protein — MDTSTSAPGIEVSAVRRIADSSMQGITRDNRPSKPSDAGWRVRLMKDGKFVADRHFRDLAYHGRSRAKRAAQCYRDDMATEHQIQFTQTVHTDLALQRHAAGLTQAAIASMLSVSPGLVSKWEKGGHIPAAARSLFQAAVQGELVGDAPSLAGADIRRIRAEVLGWTQTQLADALGWAYAAVGYWERGQRRIPGWVQVYMQAIDEGRVSGKQY, encoded by the coding sequence ATGGATACCTCCACGTCCGCACCTGGCATCGAAGTATCGGCTGTCAGGCGCATCGCTGACTCCAGCATGCAGGGCATTACCCGGGACAACCGCCCATCGAAGCCTTCTGATGCCGGCTGGCGCGTTCGACTGATGAAGGATGGGAAGTTTGTCGCCGATCGCCATTTTCGCGACTTGGCCTACCACGGCCGTTCCCGCGCAAAGCGAGCAGCGCAATGCTATCGCGACGACATGGCCACTGAGCACCAGATCCAGTTCACCCAAACCGTGCACACTGATCTTGCCCTCCAGCGCCATGCAGCAGGCCTGACTCAGGCAGCTATAGCCTCGATGCTGTCCGTGTCACCCGGGCTGGTATCGAAATGGGAGAAAGGGGGCCATATACCGGCTGCAGCTCGATCGCTCTTCCAAGCTGCAGTGCAAGGTGAGCTGGTCGGCGACGCACCGAGCCTGGCCGGTGCAGACATCAGGCGCATCAGGGCCGAGGTTCTAGGGTGGACACAAACACAACTGGCCGATGCACTGGGATGGGCGTACGCCGCAGTAGGCTATTGGGAAAGAGGGCAGCGGCGGATTCCAGGTTGGGTCCAGGTGTACATGCAGGCGATCGATGAGGGCCGTGTCAGTGGCAAGCAGTATTGA